In Halalkalibaculum roseum, a single window of DNA contains:
- a CDS encoding M1 family metallopeptidase, translating into MKLRFNPLFSATAILGLILIAGCATTKTGSDPAPKDNTGNTVKTNEQASPFEIDRPVPNDIDEEIPNAFYQAYSNGTRTFSGKPGSEYWQQYASYDMDVTLNPDNKTVTGNSTITYYNNSPDTLGQLFLELSQNVHKEGVVRNESAEVTGGINLKNMVYEGDTLQVIRRYGDRGYYVDGTVMTILPDQPLAPGDSVTMNIDWNFKVPQEGAGGRMGYSEKNLFYIAYWYPQMRVYDDVNGWFTDPFRINAEFYHGFADYDVRITAPDQWVVTSTGQLQNGKEVLVSSVYDRMMKAYSGDEVVNVVSSSDFGNITRTDGDNTATWHFTAENIRDFVFSVTKESIWDATRAPIGDLNDDGNTDYTEINALYRSSAPLWKNAAKFARHSTSFLSEYTGIDYPWPHMTAVEGGGIIGGGMEFPMMTIIGAYRGRAAQSLYAVIAHEIAHMWVPMMISTNERHYSWMDEGTTTFNENLAKLDYYPDGPDFEIADFQSYLQIAGTDYEGEIMRWSDFHYNGLAYSRASYSKPASMLVTLRGLLGEDVFEEAYQTFLKEWEYKHPYPWDLFNTFEDVSGRDLDWFWRSWYYETWTLDHAVTDVTQSENGTRIIIQDLGLSPMPAEVQITLQDGSVINKKIDVDTWLSGATAAILVIDNTSPVQKVEIDPDYLFPDVNRDNNIWEQ; encoded by the coding sequence ATGAAACTTCGATTCAATCCTCTTTTCTCCGCAACAGCAATCCTAGGCTTAATTCTGATCGCCGGTTGTGCGACGACTAAGACCGGTTCTGATCCTGCTCCGAAAGATAATACCGGGAATACGGTAAAAACCAATGAGCAAGCCTCACCCTTTGAAATAGACCGGCCTGTACCCAACGATATTGATGAGGAAATTCCCAATGCCTTCTATCAAGCCTATTCTAATGGTACGCGGACCTTTTCAGGTAAGCCCGGCAGCGAATACTGGCAGCAGTACGCTTCCTATGACATGGATGTGACACTGAATCCGGACAATAAAACCGTTACCGGCAACAGTACTATCACCTACTACAATAACTCTCCTGATACGCTTGGACAGCTTTTTCTTGAGCTTTCCCAAAATGTACATAAAGAGGGAGTGGTTAGAAATGAGAGCGCGGAAGTGACAGGCGGTATTAATCTCAAAAACATGGTCTATGAAGGGGATACCCTTCAGGTCATCAGACGCTACGGAGATCGAGGATATTATGTAGACGGAACCGTCATGACCATACTGCCTGACCAACCCCTGGCACCCGGTGATTCTGTGACAATGAACATTGACTGGAATTTTAAAGTCCCACAGGAAGGAGCCGGCGGTCGTATGGGTTACAGCGAGAAAAATCTTTTCTATATTGCCTACTGGTATCCACAGATGCGAGTCTATGATGATGTAAACGGATGGTTCACCGATCCTTTCCGAATCAATGCTGAATTTTACCATGGCTTTGCCGACTACGATGTTCGAATAACCGCACCCGATCAGTGGGTAGTCACCTCCACCGGTCAGCTTCAAAACGGAAAAGAGGTTCTTGTTTCCTCTGTTTACGACCGGATGATGAAAGCCTATTCCGGTGACGAAGTCGTAAATGTAGTCTCATCAAGTGATTTTGGAAATATTACCCGTACGGACGGAGATAATACCGCAACCTGGCACTTTACTGCGGAAAACATTCGCGATTTTGTCTTCAGTGTTACCAAAGAATCTATCTGGGATGCAACCCGTGCACCTATAGGTGACCTTAATGACGATGGCAATACCGATTATACCGAGATTAATGCCCTTTATCGCAGCAGTGCACCCCTCTGGAAAAATGCTGCCAAGTTTGCCCGGCACTCTACTTCTTTCCTATCAGAATATACCGGTATAGACTATCCATGGCCGCATATGACCGCAGTTGAAGGCGGCGGTATTATTGGCGGTGGTATGGAATTCCCTATGATGACCATTATCGGTGCCTACAGGGGTCGGGCAGCACAATCATTATATGCCGTGATAGCCCATGAGATTGCCCACATGTGGGTACCAATGATGATAAGTACCAATGAACGGCATTACAGCTGGATGGATGAAGGTACCACGACATTTAATGAAAACCTGGCAAAATTGGATTACTATCCCGACGGTCCGGACTTTGAAATCGCAGATTTTCAAAGCTACCTTCAGATAGCCGGTACCGATTATGAAGGTGAAATCATGCGATGGTCAGACTTCCACTATAACGGCCTTGCTTATAGCCGCGCATCCTATTCAAAACCGGCCTCAATGCTAGTTACTTTGAGGGGGCTTCTTGGAGAAGATGTCTTTGAAGAAGCCTATCAAACATTCCTGAAAGAATGGGAGTACAAGCACCCATATCCATGGGATCTCTTCAATACCTTTGAGGACGTAAGCGGAAGAGATCTTGACTGGTTCTGGAGAAGCTGGTATTACGAAACATGGACACTTGATCATGCTGTAACAGATGTTACCCAATCAGAAAACGGAACGCGCATCATTATTCAGGATTTGGGTCTGAGTCCGATGCCGGCCGAGGTACAAATAACCCTGCAGGACGGATCTGTCATCAACAAAAAAATTGATGTGGATACCTGGCTAAGCGGTGCCACAGCAGCCATTTTGGTAATTGATAATACCTCACCGGTCCAAAAAGTGGAGATTGATCCGGATTATCTGTTTCCTGACGTAAACCGGGACAATAATATTTGGGAACAATAA
- a CDS encoding YgaP family membrane protein, with amino-acid sequence MKSKTKIHDGIVGMIYLASILLSVYVSQQWLYLAGAVAVLQILSMFTGFCPVYFLLDKMMPEKKPAAMG; translated from the coding sequence ATGAAATCCAAGACCAAAATACATGATGGGATAGTAGGAATGATCTACCTGGCCAGTATACTATTGTCTGTATATGTAAGTCAGCAGTGGCTCTATCTGGCCGGCGCGGTTGCCGTGCTACAGATATTGAGCATGTTCACCGGTTTTTGTCCGGTTTACTTTTTGCTAGATAAAATGATGCCCGAAAAGAAACCGGCAGCTATGGGCTGA
- a CDS encoding YaiO family outer membrane beta-barrel protein → MLSVFPSAVIAQNEELTVDRQFELARQAAFEEENYDKARKYAYAALEISPDYHGIRVFVARLYAWEGNYRKAREELHYVLDKDPDNHEALSARLDVASWSENYREGLEWAEQALQHFPQEEDFLLAKARLQQNLEMAEDAEQTYLNILDLYPGSQKARQGLQSLNLKQMKYQATLSYRHDRFSEIFEPWNFWEVQLSRQTTIGSVIGRVQYANRFSTNGVQVNADAYPSITEGLYSYVSAGFSNSFVYPDFRLGLSLYKTLPSSFEVEGGFRYLNFSSSNTSIYILALSKYWGNYLFTGRTYIVPSSAGNSQSLSLLTRRYFSDAQTYLGIRGGFGTASADFQFSQDIQRLDSWSFSVEGQYPINRRFNIGGNAGFDSEEFANFTRDRFSFKLYLSYRF, encoded by the coding sequence TTGCTATCAGTATTTCCAAGTGCTGTAATAGCGCAAAATGAAGAGCTGACCGTTGACCGGCAGTTTGAACTGGCACGCCAGGCTGCTTTCGAAGAAGAAAATTATGATAAGGCCCGCAAGTACGCCTATGCGGCACTCGAAATAAGTCCTGATTATCACGGAATTCGTGTTTTTGTCGCGAGGCTTTATGCCTGGGAAGGAAATTACAGGAAAGCACGGGAGGAGCTTCATTATGTACTGGATAAAGATCCGGATAACCATGAAGCCCTATCTGCCAGACTGGATGTGGCCTCCTGGTCAGAAAATTACCGGGAGGGCCTTGAATGGGCCGAGCAGGCCCTGCAACATTTCCCCCAAGAGGAAGATTTTTTGCTGGCCAAAGCGAGACTTCAGCAGAACCTGGAAATGGCGGAAGATGCCGAACAAACCTATCTCAACATTCTGGACTTGTACCCTGGCAGTCAAAAAGCCAGGCAGGGTTTGCAATCTTTGAATCTGAAACAGATGAAATATCAGGCCACCCTGTCTTACCGGCACGACCGCTTCAGTGAAATCTTTGAGCCATGGAACTTTTGGGAAGTTCAACTGAGTCGACAGACAACTATCGGCTCTGTAATCGGCCGAGTGCAATATGCCAATCGCTTTTCCACTAACGGAGTGCAGGTTAATGCGGACGCCTATCCTTCTATTACAGAAGGCCTATATTCGTATGTCAGTGCAGGTTTTTCCAATTCATTCGTTTATCCTGATTTTCGTTTGGGTCTATCTCTCTATAAAACCCTACCCTCTTCTTTCGAGGTGGAAGGCGGTTTTCGATATCTTAACTTTTCTTCCTCCAATACTTCCATTTATATACTGGCATTAAGCAAGTATTGGGGCAACTACCTATTTACCGGACGGACGTACATTGTACCATCTTCGGCGGGTAACTCACAATCACTTAGCCTGCTCACGCGCCGGTATTTCAGTGATGCTCAAACTTACCTTGGGATACGAGGAGGATTCGGGACGGCTTCAGCCGACTTTCAGTTTTCACAGGATATTCAACGCCTCGATTCCTGGTCATTTTCTGTAGAGGGACAGTATCCGATCAATCGCAGATTTAATATCGGTGGAAATGCCGGTTTCGACTCTGAAGAGTTTGCCAATTTCACCCGCGATCGGTTTAGCTTTAAATTGTATCTCTCATATCGATTTTAA
- a CDS encoding phage replication initiation protein, NGO0469 family: MSLVIQLESKQKELAPTGLQPAAAVDVIDLGVQDTPFGEKHQVSIIFELEATSRDGEHFILSKRYSKSLHPKSNLRADLDRWRGQPFSDEDLQEGFDLNKIVGQPCMLYLEKRDNFIAIESILPTDPERVHRPTGQYTRVKDR; this comes from the coding sequence ATGTCCCTAGTTATTCAATTAGAATCCAAACAAAAAGAGCTGGCGCCTACGGGGCTTCAACCAGCCGCCGCGGTAGATGTTATTGACCTGGGCGTGCAGGATACGCCCTTCGGCGAGAAGCACCAGGTCAGCATTATCTTTGAGCTTGAGGCTACCAGTAGGGACGGAGAGCACTTCATTCTCTCAAAACGCTATAGCAAGAGCCTACACCCGAAGAGCAATCTCCGAGCAGATTTAGATCGGTGGCGTGGACAACCATTCTCAGATGAGGACCTACAGGAAGGCTTTGATCTGAATAAGATAGTTGGCCAACCGTGCATGCTCTACCTGGAGAAGCGGGATAATTTCATAGCAATTGAAAGTATTTTGCCTACCGATCCGGAGCGGGTACATCGACCAACTGGACAATACACAAGAGTAAAAGATCGGTAG
- a CDS encoding response regulator transcription factor gives MSDKSKKIIIVEDEPSLVFTLQDTLENEGYEVFVAETGQQGVDMVKEHDPDLMVLDLMLPGMSGFEVCEKVRKMNYTFPILILTAKDQEIDKVTGLNIGADDYMTKPFSVKELLARIKARLRRSETYGKTKPINEVELDPIHIDLKNAIARHPENGEVELTTREVELIRYLVSHANEPVSRDALLENVWRYEYSTNTRTVDVHISKLRSKIEVHPDDPNYLVTLHGVGYMLKMS, from the coding sequence ATGTCGGATAAATCTAAAAAAATTATTATCGTCGAAGACGAGCCCAGCCTGGTATTCACCCTTCAGGATACCCTTGAAAATGAAGGATACGAGGTATTTGTTGCCGAAACAGGTCAACAAGGCGTAGATATGGTGAAAGAACACGACCCGGACCTGATGGTTCTCGATCTTATGCTTCCCGGCATGAGCGGTTTTGAAGTGTGTGAGAAAGTGAGAAAGATGAACTATACCTTTCCCATTCTCATACTTACCGCAAAAGATCAGGAAATTGACAAAGTCACCGGTCTGAATATCGGAGCAGATGACTATATGACGAAGCCCTTCAGCGTAAAAGAGCTGCTTGCCCGGATTAAGGCTCGATTACGTCGTTCTGAAACCTACGGAAAGACAAAACCGATTAATGAGGTAGAACTGGATCCGATTCATATTGATTTAAAGAATGCCATTGCCCGACATCCCGAAAATGGAGAAGTAGAGCTCACCACACGGGAAGTAGAGTTGATACGGTATCTTGTGTCGCATGCCAATGAGCCGGTATCCCGTGACGCCCTATTGGAAAACGTGTGGCGTTATGAATACAGCACCAATACACGAACTGTGGATGTTCATATATCCAAACTTAGATCAAAGATTGAGGTTCACCCTGACGATCCCAACTACCTCGTCACCCTCCATGGCGTAGGCTACATGCTAAAGATGAGCTGA
- a CDS encoding family 20 glycosylhydrolase codes for MKRCRFTVLLLMLVFGLSLTAMSQNDRFDPASLHVTWELLDNHHQQSNSYLSSLTLINNGDQTLPAEGWSLYMNNLAGEDRTSNFYIERVNGDLNRLYPTAFFEGLEPGDSVSVRVISPGSVLNISGAPIGLYWVWDSNTEEGLPIGSYKVKPVNDPDVLNRGPQDQVPVATPEVVFERNKDIPNLNEADLPKVFPTPVEYSTFNGTFALNSDVIIDYLPEFENEARYLSGEMARILGDSLAMSTDSRGGQGRKILLRRAETEPEGYRLSIRPRTVTISASDSAGIFYGIQSLKTAIPPEAWTADQPSVAVPAMEVSDHPRFGFRAFMQDVSRNFRSKEQILKTLDLMSLYKLNVFHFHFNDDEGWRIEIPGLPELTEVGSRRAHTLTNEEHLQPSHGSGPNSNYPGSGYYTTEDFIEILEYATERHIRVIPEIETPGHARAAIKSMDARYRRLMEQGQVEEAPRYLLRDLRDRSEYRSVQGWDDNVIDVSLPSTYRFLGKVIDELQAMYKEAGAPLDRIHMGGDEVPNGVWELSPSVIRFVRDNPEVESVGGLWSYFFKRVNNMLKERGLSLYGWEEIGMKEALWGGESHHVADTAFAKEDVQVDVWNNVMGSGAEDLAYRLANAGYKVVLSGVSNFYFDLAYVKAFPEPGLYWGGFNSLDKPFSFIPYNYYKNAKTDLLGRPLAADHFNDMVRLSEEGRENIVGIQSLLWAEKLINDERQEYMLTPKLLAMAERAWAPKPEWAEGDWSSENENQYNEAWSQFLNSAAKRELPRLDNYAGGFAYRIPTPGAVVQDSMVHANVQMPGFVIRYTTDGSEPTAESTKYTEPFALPEETVVKMRVFNHAGRAGRPITIE; via the coding sequence ATGAAACGATGTAGATTTACAGTACTACTTTTAATGCTGGTCTTTGGATTATCGCTTACGGCTATGAGCCAGAACGATCGCTTTGATCCTGCCTCCCTGCATGTCACCTGGGAGCTTCTGGATAACCATCACCAGCAAAGTAACAGCTACCTTTCCAGTCTAACCTTAATTAATAATGGCGATCAGACCCTGCCGGCAGAGGGTTGGAGCCTCTACATGAATAATCTTGCCGGTGAAGACCGCACCTCCAATTTCTATATCGAACGGGTCAATGGGGATCTGAACCGGCTCTACCCTACCGCTTTTTTTGAAGGCCTGGAACCGGGCGATTCCGTTAGTGTGCGTGTGATTTCCCCGGGGTCGGTACTTAATATCTCAGGTGCACCCATTGGACTCTACTGGGTCTGGGATTCAAATACAGAAGAAGGACTTCCAATCGGCTCCTATAAGGTCAAGCCAGTGAATGATCCGGATGTGCTGAATCGCGGTCCGCAGGACCAGGTCCCTGTAGCTACACCGGAAGTCGTTTTTGAACGAAACAAAGATATTCCCAACCTAAATGAAGCCGACCTCCCGAAAGTATTTCCTACACCTGTTGAGTACAGCACATTTAATGGTACTTTTGCACTCAACAGTGATGTAATTATCGATTATCTTCCGGAATTTGAAAACGAGGCACGATATTTATCGGGTGAAATGGCAAGAATACTCGGTGATTCTCTTGCCATGTCGACCGATAGCCGGGGCGGACAAGGCCGTAAAATCCTGCTGCGTCGTGCAGAAACCGAACCCGAGGGCTATAGGCTATCCATCCGCCCTAGAACCGTAACAATTTCGGCTTCAGATTCAGCCGGCATCTTTTACGGCATCCAGTCGCTTAAAACAGCCATCCCACCGGAAGCATGGACAGCAGATCAGCCCTCGGTTGCGGTACCGGCCATGGAGGTCAGTGACCACCCCCGTTTCGGCTTCCGAGCCTTCATGCAGGATGTCTCCCGTAATTTCCGTTCCAAGGAACAGATCCTGAAAACGCTGGATCTGATGTCTCTGTATAAGCTTAACGTGTTTCACTTTCACTTTAACGATGATGAAGGATGGCGCATCGAGATACCCGGACTACCCGAGCTTACCGAAGTGGGAAGCCGCCGGGCGCATACGCTCACCAATGAGGAGCACTTGCAGCCCTCTCACGGTTCCGGGCCGAATTCAAACTATCCCGGAAGCGGATACTACACAACCGAAGACTTTATTGAAATTTTAGAATATGCTACCGAGCGTCACATTCGTGTGATCCCTGAAATTGAGACGCCCGGCCATGCCCGAGCGGCCATCAAATCGATGGATGCTCGCTATCGACGCCTGATGGAGCAGGGGCAAGTGGAAGAAGCTCCCCGTTACCTGTTGCGTGATCTGCGGGATCGTTCTGAATACCGGTCGGTACAGGGCTGGGACGACAATGTGATTGACGTATCGCTGCCATCAACTTATCGTTTCCTTGGCAAAGTGATTGATGAGCTCCAAGCCATGTATAAAGAAGCAGGTGCTCCCCTCGATCGTATCCACATGGGCGGGGATGAAGTGCCGAATGGCGTTTGGGAGCTCTCACCATCGGTTATCAGATTCGTTCGCGATAACCCGGAGGTAGAATCGGTGGGCGGACTTTGGAGCTATTTCTTTAAGCGGGTGAACAACATGCTGAAAGAACGAGGCCTGTCCCTGTATGGCTGGGAAGAGATCGGAATGAAAGAAGCACTGTGGGGTGGGGAAAGCCACCATGTAGCTGATACCGCTTTTGCCAAAGAAGATGTGCAGGTTGATGTATGGAATAATGTGATGGGATCGGGTGCTGAAGACCTGGCTTACCGTTTGGCCAATGCCGGATATAAAGTAGTGCTATCAGGTGTATCAAACTTTTATTTCGACCTTGCTTACGTGAAGGCCTTTCCAGAGCCCGGACTCTATTGGGGCGGATTCAACAGCCTGGATAAGCCATTTTCTTTTATACCATACAACTATTATAAAAATGCAAAGACCGATCTGCTGGGTCGTCCCCTTGCGGCCGACCATTTCAATGACATGGTACGTCTGAGCGAAGAAGGAAGAGAAAATATCGTAGGGATACAGAGCTTGCTCTGGGCTGAAAAACTGATCAATGATGAACGTCAGGAATATATGCTGACGCCGAAATTGCTGGCGATGGCCGAGCGAGCCTGGGCACCGAAACCAGAGTGGGCAGAGGGAGATTGGAGCTCTGAAAATGAGAATCAATATAATGAGGCTTGGTCTCAATTCCTGAATAGTGCCGCAAAACGGGAACTGCCACGACTGGATAACTATGCCGGTGGATTTGCCTATCGCATTCCGACTCCGGGTGCGGTAGTACAGGATAGTATGGTGCATGCTAATGTACAGATGCCTGGATTCGTTATTCGCTACACAACCGACGGATCGGAACCGACCGCTGAGAGCACCAAATACACCGAACCTTTCGCCTTACCGGAAGAGACCGTTGTTAAAATGCGAGTCTTCAACCACGCGGGACGCGCGGGACGCCCTATTACGATTGAATAG
- a CDS encoding YqaJ viral recombinase family protein, whose translation MIDTKDISHEQWLEIRRESIGGSDVASALGLSKYKSPYMLWLEKTGRYDSYEPSPAAAFGTFMEPHIRDHFRKVTGLEVQDDPHMYFHKDYPSMLSGNIDGLISPSNGKGHGVLEIKCSTSRRVPRLDTLDDVPISWRLQLFHYMGVLGLDYGYLQVFLRDTAVYLQPLRIEADHKVIQANNERLADWWDKYITRDQPPPLSCLDDVTLRWPSGAAGKAAKAAPDTVNRYYALKQVEERLTGLKLLRESLQLDLKKAIGDAELLVGDDGQKLASWKNQSRNRFDTARFRQDHPKLYKEYTKQNTTRVFRLS comes from the coding sequence ATGATTGACACGAAAGATATTAGCCACGAGCAATGGCTTGAAATTAGACGTGAAAGTATTGGCGGTAGCGACGTAGCCTCAGCACTCGGGCTTTCCAAATACAAGAGCCCTTACATGCTGTGGCTAGAAAAAACGGGCAGGTACGACTCATACGAACCCAGCCCAGCTGCGGCCTTTGGAACGTTTATGGAGCCACATATTCGAGATCATTTTCGAAAAGTTACAGGCTTAGAGGTTCAAGATGATCCTCATATGTATTTTCATAAGGACTATCCATCAATGCTCAGTGGAAACATTGACGGGCTTATTTCCCCGTCAAACGGCAAGGGGCACGGTGTTCTAGAGATCAAATGTTCGACCTCCAGGCGCGTCCCCAGACTGGATACCCTCGACGATGTGCCTATCTCGTGGCGCCTGCAGCTGTTTCATTATATGGGCGTGCTTGGTCTGGATTACGGGTACTTGCAAGTATTTCTGCGCGATACGGCTGTCTACTTGCAACCTCTCAGGATTGAAGCTGACCATAAGGTCATCCAGGCTAACAACGAGAGGCTTGCCGATTGGTGGGATAAATATATCACCCGAGACCAACCCCCTCCCCTGAGCTGCCTGGATGATGTAACCCTGCGGTGGCCTTCCGGGGCTGCAGGAAAAGCTGCTAAAGCTGCCCCGGATACCGTAAATAGATACTACGCCCTCAAGCAGGTCGAGGAGCGGTTAACGGGTCTAAAGCTGCTGAGGGAATCCTTGCAACTAGATCTTAAAAAAGCGATAGGCGATGCGGAGCTGCTGGTTGGCGATGACGGCCAGAAACTAGCCAGCTGGAAGAACCAGTCCCGCAACCGTTTCGATACGGCGCGCTTCAGGCAAGATCATCCCAAGCTCTACAAAGAGTACACAAAACAAAATACTACGAGAGTCTTTCGGCTTTCATAA
- a CDS encoding response regulator, which translates to MSGIRKVMIVEDDLILNLLYESYLERLGFETEGELVYGKTAIETAKNLNPDLIIMDISLEGEIDGIDAMLEIRKFSDVPVIYITGNSDPYHVNRAEETGYIDYLSKPIEFDDLKMAVKAYFRDDVI; encoded by the coding sequence ATGAGCGGTATTCGAAAAGTAATGATCGTGGAAGACGATCTGATACTTAATCTCCTCTATGAAAGCTACCTGGAACGATTGGGATTTGAAACCGAAGGTGAACTGGTATACGGTAAGACGGCCATTGAAACTGCAAAGAACCTGAATCCCGATTTGATCATCATGGATATCTCCCTGGAAGGGGAAATCGACGGGATTGATGCCATGCTTGAAATACGCAAATTTTCCGATGTTCCCGTTATCTATATCACCGGTAATTCGGACCCTTATCATGTAAATAGAGCTGAAGAAACCGGCTATATTGATTACCTTTCCAAACCTATTGAGTTTGACGACCTTAAGATGGCTGTGAAAGCTTATTTCCGGGATGATGTAATTTGA
- a CDS encoding sensor histidine kinase, with protein sequence MKKNFSTIRWILLAAGIVAILGLTGMNVYSLYALRNQSIDSQKENKKLQVAEFADKARNRFRTPFNGLLSKDIEKLEETYRQTGQFTPEVFTILQNAASDSIYEGIYFIPANTTNCQNIDLFQKYDATSNRLIMAPGKNDIICDGMGMARTRMRVLMEEYNYNNKIIFDTHRSMTIALVNLKDDSVFGYLTMPTNMEYLISSYLQPTLDQKFGTEQNSGITVWLRDWTKEKIIASSDPSTSYDRQKVQFTQKFPDLFDDWYLAVAFTTDPMIAASNKTLFKNLIVLGAAFFLLLGALIFMFITAQRERELAERQAGFLANVTHELKTPLAVMQAAGENLADGRVDNKERLKAYGNHIHSESIRLRKMIEKLLDVAKADTNQSLIELQPVHLNTQLQKYIEEHAEFIKEKGFTLETSISDDVDIVMIDTDSFETIIGNLMENAIKYSGDEKYIGISLEQKGSKVELRVKDRGLGIPKKSMKHIFEKFYRAEDVLTANTKGHGLGLSIVKNLVEQNGGEISVRSEENKGSCFTIRFPVAHESDIEEYYLSNPVEPDKLTQDSSEYVG encoded by the coding sequence ATGAAGAAAAATTTCAGCACTATCAGATGGATATTATTGGCCGCAGGTATAGTTGCTATACTAGGCCTGACGGGCATGAATGTGTATTCTCTATATGCGCTCCGTAATCAATCCATCGATTCCCAAAAAGAAAATAAAAAGCTGCAGGTTGCAGAATTTGCCGACAAGGCTCGTAACCGCTTCCGTACTCCTTTCAACGGATTGCTTTCCAAAGATATCGAGAAACTGGAAGAGACCTACCGGCAAACTGGTCAGTTTACTCCGGAAGTCTTTACGATCCTGCAAAATGCAGCTTCCGATTCTATATATGAGGGAATCTATTTTATTCCAGCCAATACTACCAACTGCCAAAATATAGATCTCTTTCAAAAGTATGATGCAACCAGCAATAGGTTGATTATGGCACCCGGCAAAAATGATATTATCTGTGATGGAATGGGAATGGCACGAACCCGTATGAGAGTGTTGATGGAAGAGTACAACTACAACAATAAGATTATTTTTGATACCCATCGCAGTATGACCATCGCATTGGTCAACCTTAAGGATGATTCAGTGTTTGGTTATCTTACGATGCCTACCAACATGGAATACTTGATAAGCAGTTATCTGCAGCCCACCTTAGACCAAAAGTTCGGCACCGAACAGAATTCGGGCATTACAGTGTGGTTGCGTGACTGGACCAAAGAAAAGATTATAGCTTCCAGCGATCCAAGTACTTCCTATGACCGGCAAAAAGTACAGTTTACCCAGAAATTTCCCGATCTATTTGACGACTGGTATTTGGCGGTTGCCTTCACGACCGATCCCATGATCGCGGCATCCAATAAAACACTTTTTAAGAATCTGATTGTATTAGGAGCTGCCTTCTTTTTACTGCTTGGTGCGCTAATTTTTATGTTTATCACAGCTCAACGGGAACGAGAGCTGGCAGAAAGACAGGCAGGGTTTCTTGCTAATGTAACTCATGAATTGAAAACACCACTGGCTGTCATGCAAGCTGCCGGAGAAAATCTGGCAGATGGACGCGTCGACAACAAGGAGAGGTTAAAAGCATATGGCAATCACATTCATTCGGAATCCATCCGTCTACGTAAAATGATTGAGAAACTGCTTGATGTAGCCAAAGCCGACACCAACCAATCTCTCATTGAATTGCAGCCGGTTCATCTGAATACCCAGTTACAGAAATACATTGAAGAGCATGCCGAATTTATTAAAGAAAAAGGCTTTACCCTTGAGACTTCCATTTCCGATGATGTAGATATTGTGATGATTGACACAGACAGTTTTGAAACAATTATCGGAAACCTCATGGAGAATGCCATCAAGTACAGCGGGGATGAAAAATATATCGGCATATCCCTGGAACAAAAAGGTTCAAAGGTCGAGCTTCGAGTGAAAGACCGCGGTTTGGGTATCCCCAAAAAATCGATGAAGCATATTTTTGAAAAGTTTTATCGGGCAGAAGATGTACTTACGGCAAATACCAAGGGGCATGGCCTGGGGCTTTCCATCGTCAAGAATCTTGTAGAGCAAAACGGTGGTGAAATTTCAGTTCGAAGCGAAGAAAATAAAGGATCCTGTTTCACTATTCGTTTCCCGGTTGCACACGAATCGGACATCGAGGAATATTATCTATCCAACCCGGTTGAACCGGACAAACTAACTCAAGATTCATCGGAATATGTCGGATAA